Below is a genomic region from Methanolobus sediminis.
CTCCCGGCACGTAAGGCAGCTCATACGCAACATTGGGCAATGCAACTTCAAGATTATCTTCAAAACTGTACGCTTTGGAACTGGCAGCCATGGCGGATGTCATTGTTCCTGCTACTAGCATGCTGATAGCTAGAGCTATGAAAAATGTTTTTAAGTACCTATCCAACTCTACCACCTTAATAGATGTTCATTAAGCAATTTGTTGAATCAAATATAAATACCTAATTTTATAGCTTACAAATATAATTATCAACTATCATGCAAGAAATGGTTCAAGACTTCCATCAATTGTCGTCATCACTTTATCCACGATTCCAAGTGTTACATAGGTCTCTATATAAGCTGCAAGAAGAAGCGCCACAATAATCAATACTACCATTTTCCATGTATATGTTGAAAGAAGGTAATCTTTTGTTGTCTTAAAAACGTACCTGGAATCTCGCAGAAGACTTTCAATCTCATCCCCGGTAAAAAGCTTGTTTTTGATAACCTCATGTGCCTGGATATAAGCAAAATGATATCCGACTGCTCCTGCCACAAGGATTGTAGGGATTTCAATGATTCCATGTGGTATTATCGAAATAAAGAAATACACTACATTATAGAATAGTCCAAGGAGTATTCCTCTGGTACCAAACAAATCAAATCCTGTTAGTGCACCATTAAAAGTAAAATATGCAAGCAGAATTCCCATAAGCATTCCATTTACTATCAGTATCAAAAGAGGTACTGTGTACGGGAGCATGTATGAGAACATGCGATACTCATATTTTCCATATCCACAATATTGCCATATTGTACCTTCTTTTTCCTCATTCTCATTTTTTATTTGTAGCATGTCCGGGTCAAGAGACGATGCGATACGGATGAGTATCTTATATAATGGCATCATTGTCTTTTCCATAAGAATGGAAATATTGGCATAATGTCTGTTCTTAGGTCTCATGGCAATATCACCTATCAGAAGTTTGTGTATCATCATGAAAAGACCTGTGCCAATAACTGCACAGCATGCTGCAATGCTGTTAAAGAAAAAGATCGCCCACATGGGGTTAATATAATTCGAGGTCACCTCAACTTTGGATGTTGCTGCAGAAGCAGTGCTCATGATAACTTCGCTTACAGGTTCCGGCTCTGCAAAAAGGAATGTCAGGACATAAGCTATCATAGCAAGGATAAATGCAAAAAATACGGATAACAGAAATACCCTGCAAGTCCATACGATATCCTTTGTACCGATATTGAACCTGTTAATATTTTTGTTCTCTTCATTTCCCATGTGCAGCACTTTTACCAGTTTTTATATTATCGATGCATTGAAATACTTTATGCATTATATAATTGTATTACTATATTACTATACCAGTATATTACTATTCATCACGTTTGGGAAGTATGATCAATGCGAATACCTACAGGAATAGAAGGTTTTGATGACCTTGTACAGGGCGGTTTGCTTACAGAGAGGGTTTACGTGCTTAGTGGCCCTCCTGGAAGTGGAAAAACAACTTTTGGAGTTCAGTTCCTTGCCAGCGGTGCAAGTGCAGGGGAAGTAGGACTTTATGTGACCCTGCTGGAATGTCCGCAGAACATTATTAACGACATGTCAAATTACGACATGAATGTTCCCGGTTTGATCAAAATGAAAAAGCTCTTGTTTGCTGATCTTGGTCCTCGTATGGAATATGGCTATATGGATGAAGTTAACGAGTTCATAACCACAGATTATGATGTAGGGACAAGTTCAATTGAGACAGAAGCTCCATCCCCTTCTATTGTATTTAAAGAGATAGCTGCCTATGTCTCAGAATATGATGTAAAAAGGCTCGTAATTGATTCAGTATCAGCTATCCGTTTTACAACAAGGGACCTGTCACTTCAGGAAAAAGAAATGAGCAGGTTCATGCGCAATCTCAAGAAACTGGGTTGCACGACATTGATACTATCTGAAATGACTGATCCGACTGCCTATTCTACAGAACAGTTCGCTGCTCATGGTGTAATATTCATGCATAATTTCCTATATGACAGGACCATGACCCGTGCTATACAGGTCATTAAGATGCGTGGAACAAAACATGATTGTAATATGAGAAGTGTTCACTTCTCTGAAAATGGATTGAAAGTAGAAGGCTATCTTGAATGACGGTTGTCTGTTATGGTAAGGATATTCAAAAAACAGGATGATGAGAAGAAAGAACTTCCTCATGAAGGAAAAGTCCAGCTTGCAGATGCTGCACGAAGACTCGGTTTTGAAGTCGGTTATCATCGACATTCAGAAATTGGATGGGTCCGTGAAAAGCTGGTACAAATATACAGCTTTGCCGAGCAATATGGTCTCCAGGATTTTGTAAAAGAAAATTACAATAATGGAAAAGAGGAGGGTGCTAAGGCAAAGGACCGTGATACAAAGTCCGGGCTTTCCAGAATGGTCAGCAGTAAGGTTGAATCTGAAGCTCCTCCAAATTTCACAACAGAGAGAACTAAGACTGAGTATACAGTTTCTAATATTAAGTCTGGTTACAACAATGCTGATTATTCATTTTCCGGTTCATTAGACATGACAAACCAGCCTACGCTTGTAGATCTTCCCAACAATATAGAAAGAGCTAAAGTTGTGGAAAGGCCATCATTCCTGGAAGGTGCAAAGCATCTGACGCCCAGGAAAAGATGATAAATTGTTCAAAAAAAGTAGTTATTGTTCATGCCCGTAGGCGATGAACCTTTGTTTTTCATCCAGGTTGGAAAGAATGAATCTGTCAGTTTTGATGTAGGAAATTTCCTTTGTTCCTTCAAGTTTTAATGTGTATTCTTTTCCGGGATTTGCAGCTTCAACTGTGTTTCCACCTTCAGTGATTTCCACAACTCTTACAGGTGAGGACTGGAGTCCAACGTAAAGGTGTAACATATCATTTACATTGAATGACTTTGCAAGAGGTGAAACTCTGCAATTTAACACAAAGTTTGTTGCAACTGTCTCTTCTTTTGAGACAACAAATCCCCTGTCAATGTCTTTGGACTGGATTCCTTTCAGTGCAAGTCCGACCCTGGCACCTGCCGGAGCAGATTTCACATCTACATCGTGCATCTGTATTGACCTGATCTCAAGCTCTTTCTTTGTAGGATACGCGATCATTTTATCCTTCATGTTGATTGTTCCCTGTTCAACAACACCAAGGACAACACAACCGATACCAGTCACGTTGAAAGACTGGTCTATCATAATTCTTGGGCTAAGTCCGTCAAGTTCTCTTAGTTCCTCGTCAACTTTAGCGCCCATCTCAAAAATGAGTGCTTTGAGTTCTTCCATTCCTTCAAAAGAAGTTGTGGAAATTGACATGTATTCCCAGTTCTCAAGTGCTGTTCCCTTTGTAATGTTCTGGAGCTTGGCTTTTAACTCGTCAATGGCAAATGGATAAGTTGAATCTGCTTTTGTAAGAACCACAATACCGTGTTTGTATTGCATAAGGTCAAGGGCAATGATGCATTCCGCTGCCTGTGGGTCAAGTCCCTGCGGTGGAATACATAAAAGTGCAATATCTGAGAGATTAAGTGCCGTAATAAGAGGTTTAACAGATACCGGGTAGCCGGTGGCATCAATGGTTGTGAGTATGCTGTCGTTCTTGGCATAATCGTACATTGTTACGTCAGTGACGTTACCTTTCTTTCCAAGTTTTCCGGCAAGAGTGGTCTTACCGCTTTTCTCACTTCCGATGATAGCAATCTTTGTCATGTAGGCACCTTTGTTGTGGTTTACGAATTAATCTATTCGGATATATGTCTTTTTCATGACCACAATTGACCTTCTAACATTGCAAGTGTCTTATCATTTGTGCTTTTATTCATTCTTCTGATCTCAGCCACATATTCATCCCCGATTTTCTTAATATCACCAAGTGCAATGTAGAGTCCGAACCGGTCAAGGTAATCTCTGTATTTGAAAATAGTCTCCCGGTCTTTTACACGTATGCGGAATTCATCAGAGATTCTTTCTCCGCTTTCCACCTGTTCAATTGTTTTTTTCATAGGGCGAAGAATGCTTTCTCCAAGTCTCAGGCACCTTTCCATGAAATCCTCTTCACTTTCAGCCCATTCATGTGACTGAAAGCCTTCACGTATGACTCTGGAGTACAGGTAATCTCTTCCGGCTTCGTTGTAGAATTTAAATGCCTGCCTTAGATCAGAACAATTACTTTCGGAACATGTGTATTTGATTGGTTGCAATACCATTGCCGGATCTTTGATAACAACTCCTTCCCGCCCTTTTTTTCCAAGTTCCCTGATAATCTCCATTATCTTTGAAGAAGCGCTATTGATGCTGAAATCTCCAAAGAGCCTTACCTGATTGAATCCATATTTATCAGCAAGTTCTCTTCTATGATGAACCGGCAGAGCTTCGCCTGTATTCTTGTAACGTATGTCAAAGACAAAGAAATCCAGAGATTCTATGCCATAGGCTTCTTTCTGGACATACGGATTTTCAGGTCCTGTCATTTCTCCATAGACCACAAGGTCCGGATACTCTCTGAAAAAATCCGGTTCAAGAAAATTCTGCACGCGTTCAGTGGAATAAGGGCACACATGACCGCTGCGAGTGAATGCAATAAGCTTTCCCCTGAATTCTATAACACGGACATTGTATCCGTTCATTTTCTCTTCAACGGCAACAGAAGAAATCTCACTGAAATTATTCAGCAGAGCTGGCTCAAGGAGCATTGCTCTTTTTATCTTTGGGAACCCACGCACCAGTTCAAAGGTTCCGTGGTGGTCAATGAGTACCGTCCCGTCTTCCATATGGGGTGCATGCCCCTGAAATCTGTAAATATCGTAGTATTCATCCCAATTGCGCTTAAGGTTTCCTTTTTCGATAAGTTCTGAAACCTTGGAAGGCGGAAGTTCCATGAACTCTGCCGCCTTTTCAATATTCAGTTTTGAAGTTTCGGAGTTTTTCATCTCCATTCACCCGGGTTTATTCAGCCATTCCCCGGATTACACTCCTCCTGGTGATAAGTCCTACCATGTGTCCTTCCAGATTGACGACCGGAACTCCTCCAAAATTCTCATCAAGCATCATCTTGACCGCATCACTTGTAGCCGTATTGGTATAAACGGTCTTAACACCCATCTTCATGATGTCTTCAACAATGAGGTTCTTGATTCGGGATTCCTGCTTATTTCCTTCCACAAGGTCACGGAAAGAACGCATTGCTTTTGCAATATCCTTTTCGGTTACGATTCCTACAAGTTTGTCTCCTTCCATAATTGGAACTCTTCCTATATCGTTGTCCAGCATTAGTCTCCTTACATGGCTGACACGATCTGCAGGTCCTGCAACAATTGGGTTCTTCTGCATGATCTCTCCGGCAAACCCAGTGAAATCGGTATTCTTAAGTATCTCGTTAGGTGTAACCCATCCTACTATCTGGTCATTTTCAACCACAACGGCTACTCCTCCATTCTTTACGAGGAGAGTTATAGCGTCAGTGACCTTCGTGTCCGGGAGTACCTTTACGAAATTATCGGATATTGCTGTGGCAACATGCAGGGAAGAAGCAGGCTTGCTTCCCTTCTTACGTGTTCCAAGTTCCTTTGTAAGGTTTCTCATCGTGAGTATTCCAAGCAGGTTTCCATCATGTTTCACCAGAAGACGTCTTGTTCCCTTCTTGTCCATAATGTCAAGTGCATGGGAAATTGTATCTGACTTATCTACGGCCATCGGCTCTGCCATAATTTCCTTTACTTCCATATCAATTCCTCTTCTTTGTTTTGTTTCTATGGTCTGCTTATCCTTGCTGTACTGCCTTGATTATATCGCGTCTGCTAATGAGTCCAACAATGTTGCCTCCATTAGAGACCGGAAGGGCAATTGTATGCTCTGTGAGCATCATCTTTGCTGCATTTGTTGCCTTGTTATTTGAGTCCATTATATGTGGAAGTTCTGTCATGATATCTTCTGCAACAAGAGGCACTTCCTTTACGTAGCGATACTCCTTCACACCAGCAGGTGTTGAGCGCCTTGTCATTTTAATGTTCTTTGAAGGAAGATTTCCCTCGTTATCAGACATCAGGTTGAATGCAATACTGGCTGTTGTGATCATTCCAACTGCTTCTTCAGCATCATCATTTACAATGACGAAATTGGTCTGGTTTTCCTCCATTTCGTTGATCACATGGTTGATTGTGTGGTGCCTGTGAACGAACACAACATCATCTTCTATTACTTCTGAAACCTTGGTTTTAATATCCTGCTCGGAGTAATACTTCATAATGTCCGTTCCTGTTACTATTCCAAGCACTTCTCTGTTCACAACAGCAAGTGAGTTTATTCCATTCTCTATCATGAGTTCACATGCCTGGGCGGGTGTAGCTCCAGGATAGATAGTGATGGGGTTCTCGTGCATTACCATACTCACCGGTATCTTGTCAATTGGTCTCCTTCTCCACATTGGCTCGGCCTGTGCAAGCCTCTTTCCAAGGTCTGTCTTTGTGACAATACCAACCATCTCTTCCTTTTCAGCTACCACAAGGGTGCTGATCTTATGCTTAAGCATAAGCTTTCTTGCATGTGCTACGGTTTCTTCCGGTGCTATGGTGTATACCGGTGAACTCATAATGTCTTTCACATTCATGTTGTTCCTCCTTTTTGGAAGCCTGAACTTCAAAACGTTCAGACCTGCAGGATATTTCTAATGTCTATTCTGCAAAGAGCAGTGCCTTTGTGGCTCTTCCTTGCTCTTTGATCTCAACTCTGCTCTAAACATGGATTTGGACCCGGACTCTCACAAGAGTACCAGTCCATTGTTTTTGATTACCACTTTAAGTGGCATTCCCGTTGGTATCGGGTTTTCTTCTCCACCTCCTTATCAACAATTAGCGTCAACTGATGCAGCAACATTTTCATGTACGCCGTTTATAAGTCCAAAAGGTATAGCTATGGCTCTGGAGTATTGTGTTTTTTGGTCTGTTATCAAGGATAGGGTGATTATTTTTCCCGTTTCAGCAACCTGATCTTTAATTTCCAATTAAATCACTGTGCTCCATAACATCGCAAAATTACTGTCTTATTATAGCAATAATGTACAGATGTTTTGCGAAAGACATTCCAACCTCTTGGTAAACGTTCCTACCTGCCGGTATAGTGAATATTTCCTCAAAATGCAGGTAATATTCTGTGCCTGTCTGCAGTAACAGTTAATAATCCAGCAAACACGAAATACCAGGAACTCACAATTTTTCCCGGTAGAAACACAGGTGTTGCTTTGAAGATCGATACATTTCTTCTTTTAGGATATATCGGGACAGACATTTGTTTCACCAACTTGAAGTGTCCTTAATCAGTTGACCAGTAAGAACTAGTCATAGTAACCTTCTTCCTCTTTACAGTCCTCACACAGCATCAATCCGTTAACATCCGTCAGGCTGTCTACCAGAGTTCCACAACGCTGGCAAATGCCACGTTCAAACTCCGGTTCATACTGGATGTTATTTTCATGGTGCAGTTCGATCATTCCTTCCAGAATTGTGTTCAGACCCGGAGCTATGGCTAGTATATCCCTGTCCGTTATCATTCCCACAATTTTGTCCCCTTCCATCACAGCAAGCCTTCTGATGTCAGACTTGACCATCATTTCAGCAGCTTCGATTATATTTGTCGTAGGCTTTATTGCTATGATCGGGGATGACATGATTTCTGCGACTGTCATCTCTGAGGGTAGTACATTTCTGGCTACGGTCTTTACCATAATGTCATGTTCGGTTATGATACCTATACTGTCACCATTTTCTGTAACAATAATGCTGCCAGTACCACTTCCTGCCATTCTGCTTGCAACATCAAGCACACTGGCAGTGGTATCAATGTCAAAAGTATCCTTTGACATTATTTCCCTGACCGTCATCTCATTCTGGATTTCCATTATGGAGACATCGGTTTCCATGCCATCATGAACATTCAAGACCATAAGACTCACCTCAGAATCCTGGATTAAAGGAATCGATTACCTATAGTCCACTAAATAAAATTGGACTTTTATTGTATATATAGGTGTTCGTGGATTCAAAGGCTCAACATGTAGCAGAAATAATATCTGAATATAATCAAAAAAGAAGCTTTATAGTTTGTTTTTTTAATTGAAAATGTAATTTCCGGATTAACTTAATCTGGCTATCCGGAATATATACTCTGTCTAATTTATTAATGGATGTTAATCCTTGTGCGGTTTCCTGCACTGAGCTCAATCTCATCGTTGAACCCGGATTTTGAGTATGCATCGATAATGTCAATGTTTGTATCGATATCAAGCTCATCAACAAGAAGTGCATGGTCACCCCAGAGAGCTATGCGTATCCTACCAGTGTCATCTGAAACGTATATGTTGGATACCATGTTCACTGTACCATCGTCACGATTGAATTCTCTTATTTCTCCAAGCCCGGAAACCTGTCCTGAGATGGAATATGATTCACCTGGAATTATGTCAGAGATTGGAGTGAAGCTTTCTTTGAATTCTACTTCCTCTTCTATCTTTTTGATTGTTCCGCGGTTTCCAACCTGCATTTCCACCTGCTGGTTGAAGTTGTTCTCTCTTGCATAGGCATTGATGATCTCAACAGAATCATCAACTTCGACCTGTTGTGTGAAATCTGTAAGTTCATCCCAGAGTGTGACTCTTATTTTTCCGGTCTCATCACCAATAAGGAGGTTTGCAACTTTACCTGTACTGCCATCTCTCTTGTTGAATGTCCTGATGTCAGAAATGTCAAGTACCCTTGCACGCAGGTTGATGTCGCCCATGCCGTTAGTTATATCTTTTATCTGCTTAGACTCGATACGTGCTTCGACCTTTTCATCACTTTCACAAAATACACCATTGTTACCAACATTAACCTCAACACCGGAGTATCCTTCTTTTACATATCCTGCTATCTGGAATGTCTGTCCGATCTCTATCTCGCCACTTTTTACAAGATCTGCCCTGTCATCCCATAATGTGAGTCGTATGGATCCTGTCTCATCAGCAACAATAAGGTTTGCAACCCTGCCGACTGTACCATCGTTCCTGTTGAATTCCTTTGCAGGATAAACGGTCATTACTTTAGCTATGAGCTTCACGTTTCCGCTGTTTGGTGTTATTTCTGAGATTCTCTGTATTTGCTGCTCTCCGCCTGTATCACTGACTCCAAGGTCATGTGCAACCAGCATAGCTGCTGTTCTTGTATCACAGAGTCCGCTCATCTGCTCTACTTTTTCTTCCACCTTGCGTGTAAAGTCATCTTTGCTGATGACGCCACCGAGTTTTTCATATATATCGTTTATCTCGTCCATGATAATACCCTGAAAATGAATAAAGTGATATGGAAATTGGATTTAGGTAGTTTATTATATTTTAAATATCCATTCTTTTATGTTAAACTAGTCTAAGTATCCTTTCAGATAAATTAATGTAACGAAAAAATCTGCAAATTATCAAATTTTGCTCTGTTTTTTATGTTCTTTGAACTGAGATCTTCCTTATCTTTTTAAGAGACTTGTATGATTCTTGCGTTATTTTAATAACTTATATTAATTATGAGATGTATTTGCAAGATATCATGATCCGTAAATGTAAAGAGCATGGCTATTTCAGGGGAGAAAGCTGCCCTGACTGTGGAGAAGAAGGACGTTATGTGCTGGATGATGATCGGGAAGAGAGGCTTGGGAGATTCATTTCCGGTGCGCTTAGACACTTCCCTGAAGATGTGGGTATAGAAATGGACCCTCAGGGATGGGTTGAACTTAACCAGCTCTGCGATGTCATGAAAAAGCGTTATAAGTGGGGTACAATGGAGCGTCTTATCTCTCTTGTTGAGTCAGACAGGAAAGGACGCTACGAAATAGATGATGGCTTTATCCGGGCAAGATACGGTCACTCAATAGAAGTAGACCTGATATCCGATTACCCCGATAATGATCTTACTTACCTGTATTACGGCGTGAGCCAGGAAGAAGCGGATATGCTTCTTGATAATGGAATATATCCTATCAGGCAATGTTACGTACACCTGAGCACTTCATTTGATAAGGCAAAGGAGGCTGCTTCGGTCCATACTGATAATCCGGTGATACTTGAGGTAGATGCGGAAACTGCACAGCAGGACGGAGTTGACATCGTTACTGTAAACGATGACATTGTTCTTGCAAGAGGCATTCCGCCTGAGTATATCAGTGTTGTAGAAGAATCCGAGGAATGACCTCATTCCACGGCAATCTCTACAGGCTCTTTTTTTTTACCGTAATTGATGCTGAACCTGACATCAAGCATTTTTTCAGTTATATGTATATTTGTCAGGCAATGTTTTGAAACTTCTCTTACTGTGAATGAACCTTCTCCGGCAAGTCCTAAATAAGGGATTAACTGGTCGGCAAGATGTACATCAACTTCAGCACCCGACAACAGTTCATCAAGCATTTCCTTAGCTGCATATTCCCCTACTTTCTCAGCAGGTAGCCCTTTTTTACCTATGCTCACAGAGCCGCAAAGGCCAGACCATAAAGTGATGCCGCTTCCGGTAGATCTGAAATTGTCTGAAGTGATGCCAATATCAGCTTCTTTGCCTGTTTCACCAATTATTTTTATTGCAGATTCAGCCTGCCTTTTTGCAACATGGTCTGGCAGTCTTGAGCAG
It encodes:
- a CDS encoding EF-Tu/IF-2/RF-3 family GTPase, yielding MTKIAIIGSEKSGKTTLAGKLGKKGNVTDVTMYDYAKNDSILTTIDATGYPVSVKPLITALNLSDIALLCIPPQGLDPQAAECIIALDLMQYKHGIVVLTKADSTYPFAIDELKAKLQNITKGTALENWEYMSISTTSFEGMEELKALIFEMGAKVDEELRELDGLSPRIMIDQSFNVTGIGCVVLGVVEQGTINMKDKMIAYPTKKELEIRSIQMHDVDVKSAPAGARVGLALKGIQSKDIDRGFVVSKEETVATNFVLNCRVSPLAKSFNVNDMLHLYVGLQSSPVRVVEITEGGNTVEAANPGKEYTLKLEGTKEISYIKTDRFILSNLDEKQRFIAYGHEQ
- a CDS encoding CBS domain-containing protein, which translates into the protein MVLNVHDGMETDVSIMEIQNEMTVREIMSKDTFDIDTTASVLDVASRMAGSGTGSIIVTENGDSIGIITEHDIMVKTVARNVLPSEMTVAEIMSSPIIAIKPTTNIIEAAEMMVKSDIRRLAVMEGDKIVGMITDRDILAIAPGLNTILEGMIELHHENNIQYEPEFERGICQRCGTLVDSLTDVNGLMLCEDCKEEEGYYD
- a CDS encoding RNA 2'-phosphotransferase codes for the protein MIRKCKEHGYFRGESCPDCGEEGRYVLDDDREERLGRFISGALRHFPEDVGIEMDPQGWVELNQLCDVMKKRYKWGTMERLISLVESDRKGRYEIDDGFIRARYGHSIEVDLISDYPDNDLTYLYYGVSQEEADMLLDNGIYPIRQCYVHLSTSFDKAKEAASVHTDNPVILEVDAETAQQDGVDIVTVNDDIVLARGIPPEYISVVEESEE
- a CDS encoding OB-fold nucleic acid binding domain-containing protein; amino-acid sequence: MDEINDIYEKLGGVISKDDFTRKVEEKVEQMSGLCDTRTAAMLVAHDLGVSDTGGEQQIQRISEITPNSGNVKLIAKVMTVYPAKEFNRNDGTVGRVANLIVADETGSIRLTLWDDRADLVKSGEIEIGQTFQIAGYVKEGYSGVEVNVGNNGVFCESDEKVEARIESKQIKDITNGMGDINLRARVLDISDIRTFNKRDGSTGKVANLLIGDETGKIRVTLWDELTDFTQQVEVDDSVEIINAYARENNFNQQVEMQVGNRGTIKKIEEEVEFKESFTPISDIIPGESYSISGQVSGLGEIREFNRDDGTVNMVSNIYVSDDTGRIRIALWGDHALLVDELDIDTNIDIIDAYSKSGFNDEIELSAGNRTRINIH
- a CDS encoding CBS domain-containing protein, translated to MNVKDIMSSPVYTIAPEETVAHARKLMLKHKISTLVVAEKEEMVGIVTKTDLGKRLAQAEPMWRRRPIDKIPVSMVMHENPITIYPGATPAQACELMIENGINSLAVVNREVLGIVTGTDIMKYYSEQDIKTKVSEVIEDDVVFVHRHHTINHVINEMEENQTNFVIVNDDAEEAVGMITTASIAFNLMSDNEGNLPSKNIKMTRRSTPAGVKEYRYVKEVPLVAEDIMTELPHIMDSNNKATNAAKMMLTEHTIALPVSNGGNIVGLISRRDIIKAVQQG
- a CDS encoding RNA ligase, which codes for MKNSETSKLNIEKAAEFMELPPSKVSELIEKGNLKRNWDEYYDIYRFQGHAPHMEDGTVLIDHHGTFELVRGFPKIKRAMLLEPALLNNFSEISSVAVEEKMNGYNVRVIEFRGKLIAFTRSGHVCPYSTERVQNFLEPDFFREYPDLVVYGEMTGPENPYVQKEAYGIESLDFFVFDIRYKNTGEALPVHHRRELADKYGFNQVRLFGDFSINSASSKIMEIIRELGKKGREGVVIKDPAMVLQPIKYTCSESNCSDLRQAFKFYNEAGRDYLYSRVIREGFQSHEWAESEEDFMERCLRLGESILRPMKKTIEQVESGERISDEFRIRVKDRETIFKYRDYLDRFGLYIALGDIKKIGDEYVAEIRRMNKSTNDKTLAMLEGQLWS
- a CDS encoding RAD55 family ATPase, producing MRIPTGIEGFDDLVQGGLLTERVYVLSGPPGSGKTTFGVQFLASGASAGEVGLYVTLLECPQNIINDMSNYDMNVPGLIKMKKLLFADLGPRMEYGYMDEVNEFITTDYDVGTSSIETEAPSPSIVFKEIAAYVSEYDVKRLVIDSVSAIRFTTRDLSLQEKEMSRFMRNLKKLGCTTLILSEMTDPTAYSTEQFAAHGVIFMHNFLYDRTMTRAIQVIKMRGTKHDCNMRSVHFSENGLKVEGYLE
- a CDS encoding stage II sporulation protein M; the protein is MGNEENKNINRFNIGTKDIVWTCRVFLLSVFFAFILAMIAYVLTFLFAEPEPVSEVIMSTASAATSKVEVTSNYINPMWAIFFFNSIAACCAVIGTGLFMMIHKLLIGDIAMRPKNRHYANISILMEKTMMPLYKILIRIASSLDPDMLQIKNENEEKEGTIWQYCGYGKYEYRMFSYMLPYTVPLLILIVNGMLMGILLAYFTFNGALTGFDLFGTRGILLGLFYNVVYFFISIIPHGIIEIPTILVAGAVGYHFAYIQAHEVIKNKLFTGDEIESLLRDSRYVFKTTKDYLLSTYTWKMVVLIIVALLLAAYIETYVTLGIVDKVMTTIDGSLEPFLA
- a CDS encoding CBS domain-containing protein, whose amino-acid sequence is MEVKEIMAEPMAVDKSDTISHALDIMDKKGTRRLLVKHDGNLLGILTMRNLTKELGTRKKGSKPASSLHVATAISDNFVKVLPDTKVTDAITLLVKNGGVAVVVENDQIVGWVTPNEILKNTDFTGFAGEIMQKNPIVAGPADRVSHVRRLMLDNDIGRVPIMEGDKLVGIVTEKDIAKAMRSFRDLVEGNKQESRIKNLIVEDIMKMGVKTVYTNTATSDAVKMMLDENFGGVPVVNLEGHMVGLITRRSVIRGMAE